In one Pseudomonas sp. 31-12 genomic region, the following are encoded:
- a CDS encoding FimV/HubP family polar landmark protein: protein MVQVRKLVLAIAAASALSSGMAHALGLGELTLKSTLNQPLVAEIELLDVKELTAAEVVPSLASPEDFAKAGVDRQVFLNDLTFTPVLNASGKSILRVTSSKPLSEPMVKFLVQVMWPNGRLLRDYSVLLDPSKFSPQTAEAAAQPAPTQAVTAPVTGATQPTQYTTTARDTLWEIAAKARNGGSVQQTMLAIQALNPDAFIDGNINRLKIGQVLRMPDQAQSTSLPQSKAIAEVAAQNTAWRQGRRYVAKPGTGQQQLDATKRGRADAAPSQAAKDNLSLVSAETGKGRGKGPAGDAKALGNKLAVTQESLDTTRRDNAELKSRMADLQSQLDKLQRLIELKNNQLAKLQAEGAADAPAAAATAPAMSAELAADPAAAPTEVAPAPAAPAPEAAAPEAAPAPVPAESAVEPTPEASDDQKFNELLTNPVLLGLVGGGAVVLLLLLLLLARRRKAQQEAEKHLRMARALEEEKEFSVEQELPESSFEGLEVPPPSVTLAPAPIPTPPPAPAPTPAPAPAPVPDVMTTPIAAPLVSPAAERDDDVLTKAQSHIAAGRLNQAAALLEDGIKQEPQRSDLRLKLMEVYGQQGDRDAFVAQERQLVANGDNFAQVEQLKSRFPAMAIAAAGGLAAAAIAAELDAQYVKDLLLDEPQAPADDLDSAFDLSLDDLEAASPAVVTPEPEAAADLDEFPLDDDLSFESVLKEQTEIKENLDDLSDFDLDMDLGGDTSPAILAEDDFLLDLDEGVKDLPAEPVKPELPQDDLELPADFDLSLADEMDAAPAEPEVKDAFAAELDDVNAELDRLSQSMSEPTFTAEDAMASAADEPDFDFLSGTDEVATKLDLAQAYIDMGDNDGARDILNEVVAEGNAGQKSEAKEMLSHLA from the coding sequence ATGGTTCAAGTTCGCAAACTGGTGTTAGCAATAGCGGCCGCCTCGGCGCTGTCCTCCGGTATGGCGCATGCCCTCGGGCTCGGGGAATTGACCCTGAAGTCGACGCTGAACCAACCTCTGGTGGCGGAAATCGAGCTGCTCGACGTCAAGGAACTCACCGCCGCGGAAGTGGTGCCGAGCCTCGCTTCGCCGGAAGATTTCGCCAAGGCCGGTGTCGATCGCCAGGTGTTTCTCAACGACCTGACGTTCACCCCCGTGCTCAACGCCAGCGGTAAAAGCATCCTGCGTGTAACGTCCAGCAAGCCCCTGTCCGAGCCGATGGTGAAATTCCTGGTTCAGGTGATGTGGCCCAACGGTCGTCTGCTGCGCGATTACAGCGTGTTGCTCGACCCGTCGAAATTCTCCCCGCAGACCGCTGAAGCGGCTGCGCAGCCTGCGCCGACCCAAGCAGTCACTGCGCCGGTGACCGGTGCAACCCAGCCGACCCAATACACCACCACGGCGCGCGATACCCTCTGGGAGATCGCCGCGAAGGCGCGTAATGGCGGGTCGGTCCAGCAAACCATGTTGGCCATCCAGGCGCTGAACCCGGATGCCTTCATCGACGGCAACATCAACCGGTTGAAAATCGGCCAGGTGCTGCGCATGCCCGATCAGGCGCAAAGCACCAGCCTGCCGCAATCCAAGGCAATCGCTGAAGTCGCTGCACAGAACACCGCATGGCGCCAGGGGCGTCGTTATGTCGCGAAGCCCGGCACCGGGCAGCAGCAACTCGATGCCACCAAGCGTGGCCGCGCTGATGCTGCTCCGTCGCAAGCGGCGAAAGACAACCTGAGCCTGGTCTCTGCCGAAACTGGCAAAGGCCGTGGCAAAGGTCCGGCAGGCGATGCCAAGGCCTTGGGCAACAAACTGGCGGTGACCCAGGAAAGCCTCGACACGACCCGTCGTGACAACGCCGAACTGAAAAGCCGCATGGCCGATCTGCAAAGTCAGCTGGACAAGCTGCAACGCCTGATCGAACTGAAGAACAATCAACTGGCCAAGTTGCAGGCTGAAGGCGCTGCTGATGCGCCGGCTGCAGCGGCGACCGCTCCAGCGATGTCTGCCGAGTTGGCCGCTGATCCTGCGGCAGCGCCGACGGAAGTGGCTCCTGCTCCGGCTGCACCTGCTCCAGAGGCGGCGGCACCTGAAGCTGCTCCGGCGCCAGTGCCTGCCGAGTCGGCAGTCGAGCCGACGCCAGAGGCCTCCGATGACCAGAAATTCAACGAGCTGCTGACCAATCCGGTCCTGCTGGGTCTGGTGGGCGGCGGTGCAGTGGTTCTGTTGCTGTTGCTGCTGTTGCTGGCACGTCGCCGCAAAGCCCAGCAAGAAGCCGAGAAACACCTGCGCATGGCGCGGGCCCTGGAAGAAGAGAAGGAATTCTCTGTCGAACAGGAACTGCCGGAAAGCAGCTTTGAAGGCCTGGAGGTTCCGCCGCCGAGTGTGACGCTCGCTCCCGCGCCGATACCAACGCCACCACCTGCGCCAGCTCCAACCCCAGCGCCAGCGCCAGCGCCAGTCCCAGACGTAATGACCACGCCGATCGCCGCGCCACTGGTATCGCCAGCAGCCGAGCGCGATGACGACGTGCTGACCAAGGCCCAGTCGCACATTGCCGCCGGTCGTTTGAACCAGGCAGCCGCGTTGCTCGAGGACGGCATCAAGCAAGAACCACAACGCAGCGACCTGCGCCTGAAGCTGATGGAAGTCTACGGTCAGCAGGGCGATCGCGATGCATTTGTGGCTCAGGAGCGCCAGTTGGTCGCCAACGGTGACAACTTCGCCCAGGTCGAGCAGCTTAAAAGCCGCTTCCCGGCAATGGCTATCGCGGCTGCCGGTGGTCTTGCTGCCGCCGCCATCGCTGCCGAGCTGGACGCGCAGTACGTCAAGGACCTGCTGCTGGACGAGCCGCAAGCACCGGCCGATGACCTGGACAGTGCCTTCGACCTGAGCCTGGATGACCTGGAAGCCGCGTCACCAGCAGTGGTCACGCCAGAGCCGGAAGCTGCGGCTGACCTTGACGAGTTTCCGCTGGACGATGACCTGAGCTTTGAATCGGTATTGAAGGAACAGACCGAAATCAAGGAAAACCTCGACGACTTGTCGGACTTCGATCTGGACATGGATTTGGGCGGTGATACATCGCCGGCCATCCTCGCTGAAGATGACTTCCTGCTGGATCTGGACGAAGGCGTGAAGGACCTGCCTGCGGAGCCTGTAAAACCTGAATTGCCTCAGGACGATCTGGAGCTGCCGGCCGATTTCGACCTGTCGCTGGCTGATGAAATGGATGCCGCCCCGGCCGAGCCTGAGGTCAAGGACGCCTTTGCCGCTGAACTGGATGACGTCAACGCCGAGCTGGATCGTTTGTCCCAGAGCATGAGTGAGCCGACCTTTACTGCAGAAGACGCTATGGCTTCTGCGGCGGACGAGCCGGACTTCGACTTCCTCTCCGGCACCGATGAAGTCGCCACCAAACTCGATCTGGCCCAGGCCTACATCGACATGGGTGATAACGACGGCGCCCGAGACATCCTGAATGAGGTGGTGGCCGAGGGGAATGCTGGCCAGAAGAGTGAAGCCAAGGAGATGCTTTCGCATCTGGCTTGA
- the asd gene encoding aspartate-semialdehyde dehydrogenase → MKRVGLIGWRGMVGSVLMQRMLEEQDFDLIEPVFFTTSNVGGQGPSVGKDIAPLKDAYSIDELKTLDVILTCQGGDYTSEVFPKLREAGWQGYWIDAASSLRMQDDAVIVLDPVNRKVIDQQLDAGTKNYIGGNCTVSLMLMGLGGLFEAGLVEWMSAMTYQAASGAGAQNMRELIKQMGATHAAVADQLADPASAILDIDRRVAEAMRSDAYPTENFGVPLAGSLIPWIDKELPNGQSREEWKAQAETNKILGRFKSPIPVDGICVRIGAMRCHSQALTIKLNKDVPIADIEGLISQHNPWVKLVPNNREASIQELSPTKVTGTLNVPVGRLRKLNMGTQYVGAFTVGDQLLWGAAEPLRRMLRILLER, encoded by the coding sequence ATGAAACGTGTAGGTCTGATCGGTTGGCGCGGTATGGTCGGTTCCGTGCTCATGCAGCGGATGCTGGAAGAGCAGGATTTCGATCTTATTGAGCCGGTGTTTTTCACCACTTCCAATGTCGGTGGCCAAGGCCCGTCCGTGGGCAAGGACATTGCTCCGCTCAAGGACGCTTACAGCATTGATGAGCTGAAAACCCTCGACGTGATTCTGACCTGCCAGGGTGGCGACTACACCAGCGAAGTCTTCCCGAAATTGCGCGAAGCCGGTTGGCAGGGTTACTGGATCGACGCCGCTTCCAGCCTGCGCATGCAGGATGACGCGGTGATCGTGCTGGACCCGGTGAACCGCAAGGTCATCGACCAGCAGCTCGACGCGGGCACCAAGAACTACATCGGCGGCAACTGCACCGTCAGCCTGATGTTGATGGGCCTGGGCGGTCTGTTTGAAGCCGGTCTGGTCGAGTGGATGAGCGCCATGACTTATCAGGCGGCCTCCGGTGCCGGCGCGCAGAACATGCGTGAACTGATCAAGCAAATGGGCGCGACCCACGCCGCTGTCGCCGATCAACTGGCCGACCCGGCCAGCGCCATCCTCGACATCGACCGCCGTGTCGCCGAAGCCATGCGCAGCGACGCGTACCCGACCGAAAACTTCGGCGTACCGCTTGCCGGCAGCCTGATTCCGTGGATCGACAAGGAACTGCCGAACGGTCAGAGCCGCGAAGAGTGGAAGGCCCAGGCCGAGACCAACAAGATCCTCGGTCGCTTCAAGAGCCCGATCCCGGTCGATGGCATCTGCGTACGCATCGGCGCCATGCGCTGCCACAGCCAGGCGCTGACCATCAAGCTGAACAAAGACGTGCCGATCGCCGACATCGAAGGGCTGATCAGCCAGCACAACCCTTGGGTCAAACTGGTGCCGAACAACCGCGAAGCCAGCATCCAGGAACTGAGCCCGACGAAAGTCACCGGCACCCTGAACGTACCGGTTGGCCGTCTGCGCAAGCTGAACATGGGCACGCAGTACGTCGGTGCGTTCACCGTCGGCGACCAACTGCTGTGGGGCGCGGCCGAACCGCTGCGTCGCATGCTGCGGATCCTGCTTGAGCGTTGA
- a CDS encoding aspartate-semialdehyde dehydrogenase produces the protein MSQSFDIAVIGATGTVGETLVQILEERDFPVGNLHLLASSESAGHSVPFRGKNVRVREVDEFDFSKVQLVFFAAGPAVTLSFASRARAAGCSLIDLSGALPADEAPQIVPEANAQVLAGLKKPFQVSSPSPSATTLAVVLAPLLGLLDLQRINLTASLAVSAQGREAVTELARQTAELLNVRPLEPTFFDRQMAFNLLAQVGKPDEQGHTLLEKRLVRELRQVMALPLLKISVTCIQAPVFFGDSFSVTLQSASAVDLAKVNAALEDAPGIELVEAGDYPTAVGDAVGQDVVYVGRVRAGIDDPSELNLWLTSDNVRKGAALNAVQVAELLIKDLL, from the coding sequence ATGAGCCAGTCCTTTGATATTGCCGTGATCGGCGCCACCGGTACTGTCGGCGAAACGCTCGTGCAGATTCTCGAAGAACGCGACTTCCCGGTCGGCAACCTGCACCTGTTGGCCAGCAGCGAATCCGCCGGGCATTCGGTGCCGTTTCGCGGCAAGAACGTGCGGGTGCGCGAAGTCGATGAGTTCGATTTCAGTAAAGTCCAGCTCGTATTCTTCGCCGCCGGCCCGGCGGTCACCCTGAGTTTCGCCTCGCGCGCCCGTGCAGCCGGTTGCTCGCTGATCGACCTGTCCGGCGCGCTGCCGGCGGATGAGGCGCCGCAAATCGTGCCGGAAGCCAACGCCCAAGTACTCGCCGGTTTGAAAAAACCGTTCCAGGTCAGCAGCCCAAGCCCGTCGGCCACCACGCTGGCCGTGGTGCTGGCGCCGTTGCTCGGTTTGCTTGACCTGCAACGCATCAATCTGACCGCCAGCCTGGCCGTCTCCGCCCAGGGCCGCGAAGCCGTGACCGAGCTGGCCCGGCAAACCGCCGAGCTGCTCAACGTGCGTCCGCTGGAGCCCACTTTTTTCGATCGGCAAATGGCTTTTAACCTGTTGGCCCAGGTCGGCAAGCCGGATGAGCAAGGCCATACGTTGCTGGAAAAACGCCTGGTGCGTGAGTTGCGTCAGGTCATGGCGCTGCCTTTATTAAAGATTTCCGTCACTTGCATTCAAGCCCCGGTGTTTTTTGGCGATAGCTTTAGCGTGACCTTGCAGTCAGCGAGCGCTGTGGACCTGGCGAAAGTCAACGCGGCGCTGGAAGACGCGCCGGGTATCGAACTGGTGGAAGCCGGCGATTACCCGACAGCGGTGGGCGATGCGGTAGGGCAGGATGTGGTCTACGTCGGTCGGGTTCGCGCGGGAATCGACGACCCGTCGGAACTTAATTTGTGGCTGACGTCAGATAACGTACGCAAGGGCGCCGCGCTCAATGCTGTGCAGGTGGCTGAATTGTTGATAAAAGACCTGCTGTAA
- the leuB gene encoding 3-isopropylmalate dehydrogenase produces MSKQILILPGDGIGPEIMAEAVKVLELANDKYSLGFELSHDVIGGAAIDKHGVPLADETLDRARAADAVLLGAVGGPKWDTIERDIRPERGLLKIRAQLGLFGNLRPAILYPQLAEASSLKPEIVAGLDILIVRELTGGIYFGAPRGTRTLENGERQAYDTLPYSESEIRRIARVGFDMAMVRGKKLCSVDKANVLASSQLWREIVEQVAKDYPEVELSHMYVDNAAMQLVRAPKQFDVIVTDNLFGDILSDQASMLTGSIGMLPSASLDTHNKGMYEPCHGSAPDIAGKGIANPLATILSVSMMLRYSFNLQDAADAIEKAVSLVLDQGLRTGDIWSAGCTKVGTQEMGDAVVAALRNL; encoded by the coding sequence ATGAGCAAGCAGATTCTGATTCTCCCGGGCGACGGTATTGGTCCGGAAATCATGGCCGAAGCGGTCAAGGTGCTGGAACTGGCCAATGACAAGTACAGCCTGGGCTTCGAGCTGAGCCACGACGTGATCGGCGGCGCCGCCATCGACAAGCACGGCGTGCCGCTTGCCGACGAAACCCTGGACCGTGCCCGCGCCGCCGACGCGGTGCTGCTGGGCGCCGTGGGCGGCCCGAAATGGGACACCATCGAGCGTGACATCCGCCCTGAGCGCGGCCTGCTGAAAATTCGTGCGCAACTGGGCCTGTTCGGCAACCTGCGCCCGGCGATCCTCTACCCGCAACTGGCCGAGGCCTCGAGCCTGAAGCCGGAGATCGTGGCGGGCCTGGACATCCTGATCGTCCGTGAACTGACCGGCGGCATCTACTTTGGCGCGCCACGCGGCACCCGCACCCTGGAAAACGGTGAGCGCCAGGCCTACGACACGCTGCCGTACAGCGAAAGCGAAATCCGCCGCATCGCCCGCGTCGGTTTCGACATGGCCATGGTGCGCGGCAAGAAGCTGTGCTCGGTGGACAAGGCCAACGTATTGGCGTCCAGCCAGCTGTGGCGTGAAATCGTCGAGCAAGTGGCCAAGGATTACCCTGAAGTCGAACTGAGCCACATGTACGTCGACAACGCCGCCATGCAGCTGGTGCGTGCGCCGAAGCAATTCGACGTGATCGTCACCGACAACCTGTTTGGCGACATCCTGTCCGACCAGGCATCGATGCTCACCGGTTCCATCGGCATGCTGCCGTCAGCGTCGCTGGATACCCACAACAAGGGCATGTACGAGCCTTGCCACGGTTCGGCACCGGACATCGCCGGCAAGGGCATTGCCAACCCGTTGGCGACCATTTTGTCGGTGTCGATGATGCTGCGTTACAGCTTCAATCTGCAGGACGCGGCCGATGCCATCGAGAAAGCCGTGAGCCTGGTGCTGGATCAGGGCTTGCGCACGGGCGACATCTGGTCGGCCGGTTGCACTAAAGTCGGTACGCAGGAAATGGGTGACGCAGTAGTCGCCGCGCTGCGGAATCTGTAA
- a CDS encoding class I SAM-dependent methyltransferase codes for MTRTAQHSQVVQKQFGEQAAAYLSSAVHAQGTEFALLQAELAGQGDARVLDLGCGAGHVSFHVASLVKEVVAYDLSQQMLDVVAAAAIDRGLSNVTTVNGAAERLPFADGEFDFVFSRYSAHHWSDLGLALREVRRVLKPGGVAAFVDVLSPGSPLFDTYLQSVEVLRDTSHVRDYSAGEWLRQVSEAGLHTRSTTRQRLRLEYNSWVERMRTPQVMRAAIRELQQSMGNEVREYFEIEADGSFSTDVLVLIAER; via the coding sequence ATGACCCGCACCGCCCAGCACAGCCAGGTAGTCCAAAAGCAATTCGGTGAACAGGCCGCGGCCTACCTGAGCAGCGCCGTACACGCTCAAGGCACTGAATTCGCGCTGCTACAGGCCGAGCTGGCCGGGCAGGGCGATGCACGGGTGCTCGATCTGGGTTGCGGCGCCGGTCACGTGAGTTTTCACGTGGCGTCGCTGGTGAAAGAAGTGGTCGCTTACGACCTGTCCCAACAGATGCTCGACGTGGTCGCCGCAGCCGCCATCGACCGTGGTTTGAGCAATGTCACCACGGTCAACGGTGCCGCTGAGCGCCTGCCGTTTGCCGACGGCGAGTTTGACTTCGTGTTCAGCCGTTATTCGGCGCACCATTGGAGCGACCTCGGCCTGGCCCTGCGCGAAGTGCGCCGGGTGCTGAAGCCGGGCGGCGTGGCGGCGTTCGTCGACGTGTTGTCACCGGGCAGTCCGTTGTTCGACACTTACCTGCAGAGCGTCGAAGTACTGCGCGACACCAGCCATGTGCGCGATTATTCCGCCGGCGAGTGGTTGCGTCAGGTCAGCGAGGCGGGGTTGCATACCCGCAGCACCACGCGTCAACGGTTGCGGCTGGAGTACAACAGCTGGGTCGAACGCATGCGCACGCCGCAAGTCATGCGCGCGGCCATCCGCGAGCTGCAGCAGTCGATGGGCAATGAAGTACGCGAATATTTTGAAATTGAGGCCGATGGTTCGTTCAGTACAGATGTGCTGGTGCTGATTGCAGAGCGATAG